A genomic window from Candidatus Thiocaldithrix dubininis includes:
- a CDS encoding alpha/beta-hydrolase family protein: MLKRYSLLGLILGTLFLVLSLTPSLLPRPYALQGLISGISLSVGYMFGLIISAVWTYLGFKQPASYWQAKLRPLLLGLCLTLIIVTLYFSKQWQSNLHSFMHLEPPNQLYPIAEALIAFTVFYLLDLIARLIGWLAKKVKHYLQPIMPTRVAFLVSGVVTLIFVWFLLNGLLLKFALHTIDQSYQTLDAFTQDEQATPQAATQTGNTASLIPWQTLGNQGRNYILTAPNPTQISQWTGKAAQQPLRVYVGLNSAETPELRAKLALDELKRIGAFNRKLLILITPTGTGWVDEASLDPLEYLQNGDIASVAVQYSYLSSPLSLLIEPEYGRKTARALFNEVYDYWTSLPKTQRPQLYLFGLSLGALNSDLSFDLFDVINDPPQGALWSGPPFAAPTWRTATQERDKGSTAWLPTFKQGKVLRFMNQNGMPPNASQWQNFRLLFLQYGSDPITFFSPHLFLHEPAWLQTPHAPDVNPELRWYPIVTGLQVAADMLIGTGTVPVGYGHDIAAEHYINAWIELLNISDYTPAQIQQLKMYFMKRQINKQD, from the coding sequence TTGCTGAAACGCTATTCACTATTAGGCTTAATATTGGGCACATTATTCTTGGTATTGTCGCTCACACCAAGCCTATTACCACGGCCTTACGCATTGCAAGGCTTAATTTCAGGTATTAGTCTAAGCGTTGGGTATATGTTCGGGTTAATCATCAGCGCAGTTTGGACTTATTTAGGTTTTAAACAACCAGCAAGCTATTGGCAAGCTAAACTACGCCCATTGCTTCTAGGACTGTGTTTAACGCTCATAATAGTTACCCTATATTTCTCTAAACAATGGCAAAGCAATTTGCATAGTTTTATGCATCTTGAACCACCTAATCAGTTATATCCCATCGCGGAAGCTTTAATTGCTTTTACTGTATTTTATTTATTGGATTTAATAGCTAGGTTAATAGGCTGGCTTGCTAAAAAAGTTAAGCATTATCTGCAACCTATTATGCCAACGCGCGTCGCTTTTTTAGTTAGTGGAGTAGTAACGCTCATTTTTGTTTGGTTTTTATTAAATGGCTTATTATTAAAATTTGCCTTACATACGATTGATCAATCCTATCAAACATTAGATGCATTCACGCAAGATGAACAAGCTACGCCTCAAGCTGCAACGCAAACGGGCAATACAGCTTCATTAATTCCGTGGCAAACTTTGGGAAATCAAGGGCGTAATTATATTTTAACCGCGCCTAATCCCACACAAATTAGCCAATGGACGGGCAAAGCAGCGCAACAACCTTTACGGGTTTATGTGGGTTTAAATTCAGCAGAAACTCCAGAATTACGTGCCAAATTGGCTTTAGACGAATTAAAACGTATCGGCGCATTTAACCGAAAACTGTTAATCTTAATTACCCCCACGGGCACGGGTTGGGTAGATGAAGCCAGCCTTGACCCCTTGGAATATTTACAAAATGGTGATATTGCCAGCGTAGCCGTGCAATATTCGTATTTATCCAGTCCGTTATCATTATTAATTGAACCCGAATACGGACGTAAAACGGCACGGGCTTTATTTAATGAAGTTTATGATTATTGGACGAGTTTACCTAAAACACAACGTCCACAATTATATTTATTTGGTCTTAGTTTAGGTGCATTAAATTCAGATTTATCATTTGATTTATTTGATGTTATTAATGACCCACCACAAGGCGCATTATGGAGCGGGCCGCCGTTTGCTGCACCCACTTGGCGTACTGCTACCCAAGAACGTGATAAAGGCTCGACTGCATGGCTACCAACATTTAAACAAGGTAAAGTCCTGCGCTTTATGAACCAAAATGGCATGCCGCCTAACGCCAGCCAATGGCAGAATTTCCGTCTCTTGTTTTTACAATACGGCAGCGATCCTATTACGTTTTTCAGTCCGCATTTATTTTTGCACGAACCCGCTTGGTTACAAACACCGCATGCACCGGATGTTAACCCAGAATTACGCTGGTATCCGATTGTGACAGGCTTACAAGTCGCGGCGGATATGTTGATTGGGACAGGTACAGTACCGGTGGGTTATGGGCATGATATTGCAGCCGAGCATTATATTAATGCTTGGATTGAATTATTAAATATAAGCGATTATACGCCTGCCCAAATCCAACAATTGAAAATGTATTTCATGAAAAGACAAATAAATAAACAAGATTAA
- a CDS encoding DNA cytosine methyltransferase: MLKIVSLFSGAGGLDLGFAQAGFQVVYANEYDKVIWETYRKNHPQTYLDTRSIKQIPSVEIPDCDGIIGGPPCQSWSESGAKRGIEDERGQLFYEFIRILKDKQPKFFLAENVSGMLQPKHKTALEAIKQTFVDAGYHLFIKLLNAADYGVAQDRERLIFIGFRKDLNIQYQFPMANLNKLTLNDVIADLAVNAVPAIDKTKPNPQALKRNHEYMTGDFSSIYMSRNRVRSWHEASFTIQASGRQAALHPSAPKMVKVGKDQFAFVTGATYRRLSVRECARIQGFPDNFEFIYNNVDKGYKMIGNAVAVAFARRLALSIKQALMNA; encoded by the coding sequence ATGCTTAAAATCGTATCCTTATTTTCAGGAGCGGGCGGTTTAGATTTAGGCTTTGCACAAGCAGGTTTTCAAGTGGTTTATGCTAATGAATACGATAAAGTGATTTGGGAAACTTATAGAAAAAATCACCCACAGACGTATTTAGATACCCGTAGCATTAAACAGATACCTTCAGTAGAAATTCCCGATTGTGACGGTATTATTGGTGGACCACCTTGCCAAAGTTGGAGTGAAAGCGGCGCAAAACGTGGCATTGAAGATGAGCGCGGGCAATTATTTTATGAGTTTATTCGCATATTAAAAGATAAACAACCCAAGTTTTTCTTAGCTGAAAATGTCAGCGGTATGTTACAGCCTAAACATAAAACTGCGTTAGAAGCTATTAAGCAAACTTTCGTAGATGCTGGTTATCATTTATTTATAAAACTATTAAATGCAGCAGATTATGGTGTTGCTCAAGATAGAGAACGTTTAATCTTTATAGGTTTTAGAAAAGATTTAAACATTCAATATCAATTCCCAATGGCAAATCTTAATAAACTAACCTTAAACGATGTAATTGCCGATTTAGCGGTTAATGCTGTTCCGGCAATTGATAAAACTAAACCTAATCCACAAGCACTTAAACGCAATCATGAATATATGACAGGTGACTTTTCTAGTATTTATATGTCGCGTAATCGGGTGCGGAGTTGGCATGAAGCTTCCTTTACTATTCAAGCCTCTGGAAGACAAGCCGCCTTACATCCGAGTGCGCCTAAGATGGTAAAAGTTGGCAAAGATCAATTCGCGTTTGTCACAGGCGCAACTTACCGACGCTTAAGCGTGCGGGAATGCGCAAGAATTCAAGGCTTTCCAGACAATTTTGAGTTTATTTATAACAACGTAGATAAAGGCTATAAAATGATAGGCAATGCGGTAGCGGTGGCATTTGCAAGGCGATTGGCGTTGTCGATTAAACAAGCATTAATGAACGCATAA